In one Fodinicola acaciae genomic region, the following are encoded:
- a CDS encoding carbohydrate ABC transporter permease: MALPRRHPSARSRSVSLHRWFTPWVLVIPAVLWLAIFSLWPAINTFVLSFSNVRTLTGGQFVGLRNYLQMLADPQLHDAVFNTVLYMVVCIPLLTFLPLLLALLVEKQLPFIGFFRTVFYFPVIASAVVVALIWQWLLDDRGVINGLAQSIGLVHGAVPFLTDRWLLLFSAIALTVWKGLGYYMIIFLSALGNVRRDLHEAAAVDGAGLVRRFWTVTVPGVRATMTLVAVLICVNAMRIFTELYILGGSTGGVGGQDVSIVMLIQGAASGSNGQLGYASALSVFLFVITVGPMIALARLNRSADR; this comes from the coding sequence GTGGCGCTGCCGCGGCGCCACCCGTCCGCTCGGTCGCGGTCGGTGTCGCTGCACCGCTGGTTCACGCCGTGGGTCCTGGTGATCCCGGCGGTGCTGTGGCTCGCGATTTTCAGCCTGTGGCCGGCGATCAACACGTTCGTGCTGTCGTTCAGCAACGTGCGTACGCTCACCGGCGGCCAGTTCGTCGGCCTGCGGAATTACCTGCAGATGCTGGCCGACCCGCAGTTGCACGACGCGGTCTTCAACACCGTGCTCTACATGGTGGTCTGCATTCCGCTGCTGACATTTTTGCCGCTGTTGCTGGCATTGCTGGTGGAGAAGCAGCTGCCGTTCATCGGCTTCTTTCGCACCGTCTTCTATTTCCCGGTGATCGCGTCGGCGGTCGTCGTCGCGCTGATCTGGCAGTGGCTGCTGGACGACCGCGGTGTGATCAACGGCCTGGCGCAGTCGATCGGCCTGGTCCACGGCGCGGTTCCTTTCCTCACCGACCGGTGGCTGTTGTTGTTCAGTGCCATCGCGCTCACGGTGTGGAAAGGTCTCGGCTATTACATGATCATTTTCCTGTCGGCGCTCGGAAACGTACGCCGTGACCTGCACGAGGCGGCGGCGGTGGACGGCGCCGGCCTGGTCCGCCGGTTCTGGACGGTCACGGTGCCAGGCGTACGTGCGACGATGACGCTGGTCGCCGTACTGATCTGCGTCAACGCGATGCGGATCTTCACCGAGCTCTACATCCTCGGCGGCTCGACCGGCGGCGTCGGCGGACAGGACGTGTCGATCGTGATGCTGATCCAGGGCGCGGCATCGGGCAGCAACGGCCAGTTGGGATACGCGTCCGCGCTCAGCGTTTTCCTCTTCGTCATCACGGTCGGCCCGATGATCGCGCTGGCCAGGCTGAACAGGTCGGCCGACCGATGA
- a CDS encoding ABC transporter substrate-binding protein, translating to MRGKPWLAAVAAILLSGGLAACGIGGGSGGDQAVATGGPLKGEITFQTWSLKNDKFTPYFSKLVADFQRQHPGTKINWIDQPGDGYPDKVSSQVTSGSLPDVVNLPPDIAYAVQQAGGLLDLSKNVPTLAKDYVQSGLSAYKYPAATGTYAFPWYLGTDVNYWNKALLQKDGLDPARLPTTLDELIAQAKTMHDRSGGKDYLMSRAPGLIDIVNSGTKIVSDDGKKFVFDTPAAIAVVDKYAAAYKAGYLPRDVLTKTYEGNSALFVKQVVGWTTGTGNYIQSTAQTNPNLAKQIVPSKAIGTPPLYVQGISVSAKSKNAPLALAFALYVTNNANQEAFIKLAPGFLPGTAAAGSDPAYSKSDGTPAGDAGVLAYESLKTAVNVTPPMWTSAMDTYFSQQVALAMTGKQTAKQALDNAVAKCNQLLGS from the coding sequence ATGCGCGGCAAACCCTGGCTCGCCGCGGTGGCAGCCATCCTCCTGTCCGGCGGCCTCGCCGCGTGCGGCATCGGCGGCGGCTCCGGCGGGGATCAGGCGGTCGCCACCGGCGGACCGCTCAAGGGCGAGATCACTTTTCAGACCTGGTCGCTGAAAAATGACAAGTTCACGCCGTATTTCAGCAAGCTGGTCGCCGATTTCCAGCGCCAGCACCCCGGCACGAAGATCAACTGGATTGACCAGCCGGGCGACGGCTATCCGGACAAGGTCTCCAGCCAGGTCACCAGCGGCAGCCTGCCGGACGTGGTCAACCTGCCGCCGGACATCGCGTACGCGGTGCAGCAGGCCGGCGGATTGCTCGACCTGTCCAAAAACGTGCCGACGCTGGCGAAGGACTACGTGCAGAGCGGCCTGAGCGCGTACAAGTATCCGGCGGCCACCGGCACGTACGCTTTCCCGTGGTATCTCGGCACCGACGTGAACTACTGGAACAAGGCGTTGCTGCAGAAAGACGGTCTCGATCCGGCCAGGCTGCCGACCACTCTCGACGAGCTGATCGCGCAGGCCAAAACCATGCACGACCGGTCCGGCGGCAAGGACTACCTGATGAGCCGCGCGCCGGGATTGATCGACATCGTCAACTCCGGCACCAAAATCGTCAGCGACGACGGCAAGAAGTTCGTCTTCGACACGCCGGCCGCGATCGCCGTCGTCGACAAGTACGCCGCCGCGTACAAGGCCGGTTATCTGCCGCGTGACGTGCTGACCAAGACCTACGAGGGAAACTCGGCGCTGTTCGTGAAGCAGGTGGTCGGCTGGACGACCGGCACGGGTAACTACATCCAGAGCACCGCGCAGACCAACCCCAACCTGGCCAAGCAGATCGTCCCCAGCAAGGCGATCGGCACGCCGCCGCTGTACGTCCAGGGCATTTCGGTGTCGGCGAAGAGCAAAAACGCGCCACTGGCACTTGCTTTCGCGCTGTACGTGACGAACAACGCCAACCAGGAGGCGTTTATCAAGCTGGCACCGGGATTCCTGCCGGGCACGGCGGCGGCCGGCTCGGACCCGGCATACAGCAAGAGCGACGGCACGCCGGCCGGCGACGCCGGTGTGCTCGCGTACGAGTCGCTGAAGACCGCGGTCAACGTCACTCCGCCGATGTGGACGAGTGCGATGGACACCTACTTCAGCCAGCAGGTCGCCTTGGCCATGACCGGCAAGCAAACCGCGAAGCAGGCGCTGGACAACGCGGTGGCCAAGTGCAACCAGCTGCTGGGTAGCTGA
- a CDS encoding LacI family DNA-binding transcriptional regulator encodes MARPTIGDIARRSGVSKGAVSFALNGRPGVSEATRSRILAIAEQMGWRPHSAARALRGSKANMVGLVSARPARTLGVEPFFAQMVSGLQAGLSTRGVGLQLLVVEDIEAEAAVYRRWRSENRVDGVVVFDLRARDPRIEELERSTLPALVFGGPGKHGSLPNVWIDDREAMLQIVEYVAALGHTRIAHIAGLPELWHTQRRIRALKSAASRLELADARSWPTDFSDAEGAAATRRLLSNRPRPTAIVYDSDIMAVAGLGVALEMGLRVPEDLSVVSFDDSLLARLMHPALTALTRDTFAVGELLATTLLTVIEGEAIASLKLATPQLVVRESTAPPAG; translated from the coding sequence ATGGCACGGCCGACGATCGGCGACATCGCGCGCCGGTCCGGCGTGTCCAAAGGTGCGGTGTCCTTCGCGCTCAACGGCCGGCCAGGGGTCAGCGAGGCGACCCGCAGCAGGATCCTGGCGATCGCCGAGCAGATGGGATGGCGGCCGCACAGTGCCGCACGCGCGCTGCGCGGGTCCAAGGCCAACATGGTCGGCCTGGTGTCCGCGCGGCCGGCCCGTACGCTCGGCGTCGAGCCGTTCTTCGCCCAGATGGTGTCCGGCCTGCAGGCCGGCCTGTCCACCCGGGGAGTCGGCCTGCAGCTGCTGGTGGTCGAGGACATCGAGGCCGAGGCGGCGGTCTATCGGCGCTGGCGCTCGGAAAACCGTGTCGACGGCGTGGTGGTGTTCGACCTGCGCGCCCGCGACCCGCGGATCGAGGAGCTGGAGCGCTCGACACTGCCGGCGCTGGTCTTCGGCGGCCCCGGAAAGCACGGCTCGCTGCCAAACGTGTGGATCGACGACCGCGAGGCGATGCTGCAGATCGTCGAGTACGTGGCGGCGCTCGGCCACACGCGGATCGCGCACATCGCCGGCCTGCCGGAGCTGTGGCACACGCAGCGCCGGATCCGCGCGCTCAAAAGCGCGGCGAGCCGGCTCGAGCTGGCCGACGCCCGGTCCTGGCCGACCGACTTCAGCGACGCCGAAGGAGCCGCCGCGACCCGCCGGCTGCTGTCCAACCGGCCACGGCCGACCGCGATCGTCTACGACAGCGACATCATGGCGGTCGCCGGACTCGGCGTCGCGCTGGAGATGGGCCTGCGCGTGCCAGAGGACCTTTCCGTGGTGTCGTTCGACGACTCGCTGCTCGCGCGGCTCATGCATCCGGCGCTGACCGCGCTGACGCGCGACACTTTCGCGGTCGGCGAGCTGCTCGCGACGACGTTGCTGACCGTCATCGAGGGGGAGGCGATCGCCAGCCTCAAGCTGGCCACGCCGCAGCTGGTCGTACGCGAGAGCACGGCGCCGCCGGCCGGTTGA
- a CDS encoding glycoside hydrolase 5 family protein, producing the protein MSSERLLRIGETGRAPMLGANYVPSAGWFYSWLDFDADNARRDFADLASIGLDHIRIFPIWPWIQPNRGLIRRRAVDDVLALIDCAAEFDLAVAVDLLQGHLSSFDFVPSWLLTWHQASLFTDATARAGIKAYARAVAGEVSGRPNVFAITLGNEVNNLWPANATTLEGTYDFTAELVETVRTAAPDVACLTSFYDDVWYDPAHPFPQSAAVDLGDVTTVHSWTFNGVGGLDAPLGPATTTHADYLVELAAAAGQPDRAVWLQEVGAAEPDIPPDTAAAFAHATIDAVRANPALCGITWWCSHDIDPRLLDFPRREYSLGLFTVDHQRKPVADVLALAANEPPTLPVARDSISCPVDPRDPATRDQLAPGSEFHRTWTHRRQSGPVAILPPSRSSAVAS; encoded by the coding sequence GTGTCGTCGGAACGGCTGCTGCGAATCGGCGAGACAGGACGCGCGCCGATGCTCGGCGCCAACTACGTGCCGTCGGCCGGCTGGTTCTACAGCTGGCTGGATTTCGACGCCGACAACGCCCGCCGCGATTTCGCCGACCTGGCCTCGATCGGCCTCGACCACATACGGATTTTCCCCATCTGGCCGTGGATCCAACCCAACAGAGGCCTGATCCGCAGGCGGGCCGTCGATGACGTACTCGCACTCATCGACTGCGCCGCCGAGTTTGACCTCGCCGTCGCCGTCGACCTTCTGCAGGGACATCTGTCGAGTTTCGACTTCGTGCCGTCCTGGCTGCTCACCTGGCACCAGGCGAGCCTGTTCACCGACGCGACGGCGCGCGCCGGCATCAAGGCGTACGCGCGTGCGGTCGCCGGCGAGGTCAGCGGCCGGCCGAACGTTTTCGCGATAACGCTGGGAAACGAGGTCAACAACCTGTGGCCGGCGAATGCCACCACGCTGGAGGGCACGTACGACTTCACCGCCGAGCTCGTCGAGACCGTCCGCACCGCCGCGCCGGATGTCGCCTGCCTGACGTCCTTCTACGACGACGTTTGGTATGACCCGGCGCATCCGTTTCCGCAGTCCGCCGCCGTCGACCTCGGCGACGTGACGACCGTGCATTCCTGGACGTTCAACGGAGTCGGTGGCCTCGACGCGCCGCTCGGACCGGCGACCACGACGCACGCCGACTATCTGGTGGAGCTGGCCGCGGCGGCCGGCCAGCCGGACCGTGCCGTGTGGTTGCAGGAGGTCGGCGCGGCCGAGCCGGACATCCCACCGGACACCGCCGCAGCGTTCGCGCACGCGACGATCGACGCCGTACGCGCGAACCCGGCGCTGTGCGGCATCACCTGGTGGTGCTCGCACGACATCGACCCGAGGCTACTCGACTTTCCGCGGCGCGAGTATAGCCTCGGGTTGTTCACCGTCGACCACCAACGCAAGCCGGTCGCCGACGTGCTGGCGCTGGCCGCGAACGAGCCGCCGACGCTGCCGGTCGCGCGCGACAGCATCAGCTGCCCGGTCGATCCGCGCGATCCGGCCACCCGCGACCAGCTCGCCCCCGGCAGCGAGTTTCACCGCACCTGGACACACCGCCGCCAGTCCGGCCCGGTCGCGATCCTGCCTCCGTCCCGATCCTCAGCAGTCGCCAGCTAG
- the pknB gene encoding Stk1 family PASTA domain-containing Ser/Thr kinase yields MSETVVAEIQPGMVLDQRYQITGLIARGGMATVFHAVDNRLERTVAVKVMHPAYAADPSFVDRFVREALSIARLSHPNVVAVYDQGSFHGLAYLVMEYVPGRTLRQLLVERKRLTPAEAVAVLEPLLAGLAAAHRIDMVHRDVKPENVLIAPDGTVKVADFGLARVAEASAQTTKGVMMATVAYVAPEIVTAGHSDPRADVYATGIVLFEMLTGEPPFQGDSPVQVAYQHVHGEIPAPSERVDGVPPELDTLVLRATRREPGERPADAAAMLADLRGHADEVDTLRVGLAEPAANSAPTEPTRHDTLIYRPDDMPAGPTRPAYLRQRPVHEDPPPDLDEPPPPPPRRVPSRLRWWLLGAAALLLVLALAIGIGWWSTASRYTSVPQLTGLSKELAESRLRDTNLRVQYGTAAYDEKVPAGNVLTQRPAQGTRLERNSVVTLVLSKGPERHAVPSVVGKAQDTALQAIRNATLVPVTSMAWSDKVAAGRVISTDPKAGTKLRRGTDVKVVISKGPDPAQQLNNVVCSPLMRKLEKLLGGKSCKDDKNNDGNSGDGGDDSGN; encoded by the coding sequence GTGAGTGAGACGGTCGTTGCCGAGATCCAGCCGGGCATGGTGCTGGACCAGCGCTACCAGATCACCGGACTGATCGCGCGCGGTGGCATGGCGACGGTCTTCCACGCGGTGGACAACCGGCTGGAGCGTACCGTCGCGGTCAAGGTCATGCATCCCGCGTACGCCGCCGACCCGTCGTTCGTCGACCGGTTCGTCCGCGAGGCGCTGAGCATCGCGCGGTTGTCGCATCCCAACGTCGTCGCCGTCTACGACCAGGGCAGCTTCCACGGCCTGGCATATCTGGTGATGGAGTACGTGCCCGGCAGGACGCTGCGCCAGCTGCTGGTCGAGCGCAAGCGGCTCACGCCGGCCGAGGCGGTCGCCGTGCTGGAGCCGCTGCTGGCCGGCCTGGCCGCCGCGCACCGGATCGACATGGTGCACCGCGATGTGAAGCCGGAAAACGTGCTGATCGCCCCGGACGGCACCGTGAAGGTCGCCGACTTCGGCCTGGCCAGGGTCGCCGAGGCGAGCGCGCAGACCACCAAGGGCGTGATGATGGCGACCGTCGCGTACGTGGCGCCGGAGATCGTCACCGCCGGCCACTCAGACCCGCGCGCGGACGTGTACGCGACCGGCATCGTGCTCTTCGAGATGCTGACCGGCGAGCCGCCGTTTCAGGGTGACTCGCCGGTGCAGGTGGCCTACCAGCACGTACACGGCGAGATCCCGGCGCCGTCGGAGCGGGTCGACGGCGTGCCGCCGGAGCTCGACACGCTGGTGTTGCGTGCGACGCGGCGCGAGCCCGGCGAGCGGCCGGCGGACGCCGCGGCGATGCTGGCCGACCTGCGCGGACACGCCGACGAGGTCGACACGCTGCGCGTCGGGCTCGCCGAGCCGGCGGCGAACAGCGCGCCGACCGAGCCGACGCGCCATGACACGCTGATCTACCGGCCCGACGACATGCCGGCCGGCCCGACCCGACCGGCGTACCTGCGCCAACGGCCGGTGCACGAGGACCCGCCACCGGACCTCGACGAGCCGCCTCCACCACCACCGCGGCGCGTGCCGTCGCGGCTGCGCTGGTGGCTGCTCGGTGCGGCCGCCCTGCTGCTCGTGCTGGCCCTCGCGATCGGCATCGGTTGGTGGTCGACCGCGTCGCGCTACACGAGCGTGCCGCAGCTGACGGGTCTCTCGAAGGAACTCGCCGAGTCGCGGCTGCGAGACACGAACCTGCGTGTCCAGTACGGCACCGCCGCCTACGACGAGAAGGTGCCGGCCGGCAACGTACTCACGCAGCGGCCGGCGCAGGGCACGCGGCTGGAGCGCAACAGTGTCGTGACGCTGGTGCTGTCGAAGGGGCCGGAGCGCCACGCCGTGCCATCCGTCGTCGGCAAGGCGCAGGACACCGCGCTGCAGGCGATCCGCAACGCCACGCTGGTGCCGGTGACCTCCATGGCGTGGAGCGACAAGGTCGCCGCCGGACGGGTGATCTCCACCGATCCGAAGGCCGGCACGAAGCTGCGCCGCGGCACCGACGTCAAGGTGGTCATCAGCAAGGGGCCCGATCCCGCGCAGCAGCTCAACAACGTCGTCTGCTCGCCGTTGATGCGCAAGCTGGAGAAGCTGCTCGGTGGCAAGAGCTGCAAGGACGACAAGAACAACGACGGCAACAGCGGCGATGGCGGGGACGACTCCGGCAACTGA
- a CDS encoding response regulator, with the protein MSTPLRLVLVDDHEMVLEGLKAVLARFRDRVRVLAQAVTADQAEGLVAALDPDLVVTDLRLRGQSSGLDLCRRLIQATPSRRVVLLSAYDDEQYLFQAIRAGAAGYLLKSIGGDELVRQLERAADGETVVDPTMAGRAVASAARLQSGEYWPGAHVGLTQRESEVLGFLVAGMSNRAIARELVLAEETVKTHVRAIYRKLDVSDRVSAVAVALREGIFR; encoded by the coding sequence ATGTCGACGCCGCTGCGGCTGGTGCTCGTCGACGACCACGAGATGGTCCTCGAGGGCCTCAAAGCGGTGCTCGCGCGGTTTCGCGACCGCGTACGCGTGCTGGCGCAGGCGGTGACCGCTGACCAGGCCGAGGGGCTGGTCGCGGCGCTCGACCCGGATCTCGTCGTGACGGATTTGCGGCTGCGCGGGCAGTCCAGCGGCCTCGACCTGTGCCGGCGGCTGATCCAGGCGACGCCGAGCCGGCGCGTGGTGCTGCTCAGCGCGTACGACGACGAGCAGTATCTGTTCCAGGCCATCCGCGCCGGCGCCGCCGGCTATCTGCTGAAGTCGATCGGCGGCGACGAGCTGGTGCGGCAGCTGGAGCGCGCTGCCGACGGTGAGACCGTGGTCGATCCGACCATGGCCGGCCGCGCGGTCGCGTCGGCGGCGCGGCTGCAGTCCGGCGAGTACTGGCCAGGTGCGCACGTCGGGCTGACCCAGCGGGAGAGCGAGGTGCTGGGGTTTCTGGTCGCCGGCATGTCCAACCGCGCCATCGCGCGTGAGTTGGTACTGGCCGAGGAGACGGTGAAGACGCACGTACGCGCGATCTACCGGAAGCTGGACGTGAGCGACCGGGTAAGCGCGGTCGCGGTGGCGCTGCGCGAGGGGATCTTCCGCTGA
- a CDS encoding cytochrome P450: MTSVDDLRLAVRLTARRLATYALAGLGDDVCRLDIERYIADPYPLYESIRAKGPVYRSRTGYSAVTSHALCAKVLRDPGFGVQRVSTSQGPIDDTYRPLADAFLGLDPPDHTRLRRLAAPAFRPKLMQGYRARVYALAHRLLDEAQRRASTDGGFDLVADFAAPLPIAIICDLLGIRDADADRLARWGKVIGQSLDGIRSVAFAHELRAASAELTAMFAELIERRRRQPGEDVVSMLIAAEADGRLTVRELVATCQLLLIAGFETTVNLIGNATRLLLAHPRQWSLLREDPDLAVGVVEETLRYEPPVQLTERVSHAEVDLAGRRLPADSMVLVLIAAANRDPEVFPAADRFDITRERGVEHLTFSSGIHYCLGAPLARMEGEIALRVLAERMPRLRLSGPVGLRRSLTLRGPWRMPVAA, encoded by the coding sequence ATGACCTCGGTCGATGACCTCCGATTGGCCGTACGGTTGACCGCGCGGCGGCTGGCCACCTACGCCCTGGCCGGCCTCGGTGACGATGTCTGCCGGCTCGACATTGAGCGCTACATCGCCGATCCGTATCCGCTCTACGAGAGCATCCGCGCCAAGGGGCCGGTGTATCGCAGCCGCACGGGCTACTCGGCCGTCACCTCCCACGCGCTGTGTGCCAAGGTGCTCCGCGATCCGGGATTCGGTGTCCAGCGCGTGTCGACGTCGCAAGGCCCGATCGACGACACCTACCGTCCGCTGGCGGACGCGTTCCTCGGGCTCGATCCACCCGACCACACCCGCCTGCGGCGGCTTGCCGCACCGGCGTTCCGGCCGAAGCTGATGCAGGGCTATCGAGCCAGGGTGTACGCACTCGCGCATCGCCTGCTCGATGAGGCGCAGCGCAGAGCCTCGACCGACGGCGGCTTCGACCTGGTCGCGGATTTCGCCGCTCCACTGCCGATCGCCATCATCTGTGACCTGCTGGGAATCCGCGATGCCGATGCCGACCGGTTGGCACGGTGGGGAAAGGTCATCGGCCAGTCCTTGGACGGCATCCGCTCGGTCGCCTTCGCGCACGAACTGCGCGCGGCCAGTGCTGAGCTGACGGCGATGTTCGCCGAGCTGATCGAGCGCCGGCGTCGCCAGCCCGGCGAGGACGTCGTCAGCATGCTCATCGCCGCCGAGGCCGACGGCCGGCTCACCGTTCGGGAGCTGGTCGCGACCTGCCAGCTGTTGCTCATCGCCGGCTTCGAAACCACCGTCAACCTGATCGGCAACGCCACCCGCCTGCTGCTGGCACATCCGCGACAGTGGTCCCTTCTGCGCGAGGACCCCGATCTGGCCGTCGGAGTGGTCGAGGAGACGCTGCGCTACGAGCCACCCGTACAGCTCACCGAGCGCGTCAGCCACGCCGAGGTCGACTTGGCCGGCCGGCGCCTTCCGGCCGACTCGATGGTGCTGGTGCTCATCGCCGCCGCCAACCGCGACCCGGAGGTCTTCCCGGCCGCGGACCGGTTCGACATCACCCGTGAGCGCGGCGTCGAGCACCTGACGTTCTCCAGCGGAATTCACTACTGCCTTGGGGCACCACTCGCCCGGATGGAAGGTGAGATCGCGCTGCGCGTCCTCGCCGAACGGATGCCTCGCCTGCGGTTGTCCGGACCGGTGGGGCTGCGGCGCAGCCTGACGTTGCGAGGCCCGTGGCGGATGCCGGTCGCGGCGTGA
- a CDS encoding TetR/AcrR family transcriptional regulator: MSVRRSSPASLLEIATEQLLADPSASLADVAQAAGMSRTSLHKRYPTRRALLVALAHDALDTVEKAFVDAGLDVDGREAAAALRRLVTILIPLGPRLEFLLRERTLDAEKELQARYLAVDRPVLRLVERGQAAGVLRQDLPSWWITTTTFNAIYGAWEAIDLGYLAPRLAPDLVLSSLLRGVAGDRTEDADDLGR; the protein is encoded by the coding sequence ATGAGTGTTCGACGGTCGTCGCCTGCCTCGTTGCTGGAGATCGCGACCGAGCAGCTGCTGGCCGACCCGTCCGCGTCACTGGCAGACGTGGCGCAGGCTGCCGGGATGAGCCGCACCAGCCTGCACAAGCGATATCCGACGCGGCGGGCGCTGCTGGTCGCGCTTGCTCACGATGCGCTGGACACGGTGGAGAAGGCGTTCGTGGATGCCGGGCTCGACGTCGATGGGCGAGAGGCGGCCGCGGCGCTGCGGCGACTGGTGACGATCCTCATTCCGCTCGGCCCCCGGCTGGAGTTCCTGCTGCGTGAGCGCACTCTGGACGCCGAGAAGGAGCTGCAGGCCCGCTATCTGGCCGTCGACCGGCCGGTCCTCAGGCTGGTCGAGCGCGGTCAGGCGGCCGGTGTCCTGCGCCAGGACCTGCCGAGCTGGTGGATCACCACCACGACCTTCAACGCGATCTACGGTGCGTGGGAGGCCATCGACCTGGGCTACCTGGCGCCACGCCTGGCGCCGGACCTGGTGCTGTCCAGCCTGCTGCGCGGCGTCGCCGGCGATCGTACGGAGGACGCCGATGACCTCGGTCGATGA
- a CDS encoding GAF domain-containing sensor histidine kinase has translation MTAHGLGLADPERENALLVGIIEAISAGPAIDALAARVAALIVAATATDVCFVHVLDDTDRSLTLAGATPPFDREVGTVSLPLGEGVAGWAAYHQRPVFIMEGKENDPRYRYFPQLRGEDYTSMASVPMASSPGGLVGVLNVHTRERREFTVRDSRLLTSIGSLIAGAIHQARMHRRLAARERAHERFTEQVIAAQEAERRRLAGDIHDGITQRLCSLRFHLDAAMESLGGDNADRDFAATQLVRAHEHADLTLAEARAAVKHLRPPVLDDLGLADGLTSLARSVPGVDVRVEVEQCQLPEHVQIALYRIAQEALQNVVKHAGAGHAELTLRHREAEIELRVADDGRGFAEVAGGYGMGSMAERAELIGGQLDVESRVGVGTTVVATVPCASPSTIPRSGDRFGVTDC, from the coding sequence ATGACCGCACACGGTCTGGGATTGGCCGACCCGGAGCGCGAGAACGCGCTGCTGGTCGGCATCATCGAGGCGATCTCGGCCGGGCCGGCGATCGACGCGCTGGCCGCACGGGTGGCCGCGCTGATCGTCGCCGCGACCGCCACCGACGTGTGCTTCGTGCACGTACTGGACGACACCGACCGGTCGCTCACGCTGGCCGGCGCCACGCCGCCGTTCGACCGCGAGGTCGGTACGGTGAGCCTGCCGCTGGGGGAGGGGGTGGCCGGTTGGGCCGCTTATCACCAGCGGCCGGTTTTTATCATGGAAGGCAAGGAAAACGATCCGCGCTACCGGTATTTTCCGCAGCTGCGCGGCGAGGACTACACGTCGATGGCGTCGGTGCCGATGGCCAGCTCGCCCGGCGGCCTGGTCGGCGTCCTCAACGTGCACACGCGTGAGCGCCGCGAGTTCACCGTACGGGACTCGCGGCTGCTGACCTCGATCGGCAGCCTGATCGCCGGCGCCATCCACCAGGCCCGGATGCACCGCCGGCTGGCCGCCAGAGAACGCGCGCACGAGCGCTTCACCGAGCAGGTGATCGCGGCGCAGGAGGCCGAGCGGCGGCGGCTCGCCGGCGACATCCACGATGGCATCACGCAGCGGCTGTGCAGCCTGCGCTTCCACCTCGACGCGGCGATGGAGTCGCTCGGCGGCGACAACGCGGACCGCGACTTCGCCGCGACCCAGCTCGTACGCGCACACGAGCACGCCGATCTCACGCTGGCCGAGGCACGCGCGGCGGTCAAACATCTGCGGCCGCCGGTGCTCGACGACCTCGGCCTGGCCGACGGCCTGACCAGCCTCGCGCGGTCGGTGCCGGGTGTGGACGTACGCGTCGAGGTCGAGCAATGCCAGCTGCCCGAGCACGTGCAGATCGCGCTCTACCGGATCGCGCAGGAGGCGCTGCAAAACGTCGTCAAGCACGCCGGCGCCGGGCACGCCGAGCTCACGTTGCGGCACCGCGAGGCGGAGATCGAGCTGCGGGTCGCCGACGACGGCCGCGGCTTCGCCGAGGTGGCCGGCGGCTATGGCATGGGAAGCATGGCCGAGCGCGCCGAGCTGATCGGCGGCCAGCTCGACGTGGAGTCCCGCGTCGGTGTCGGTACGACCGTGGTCGCCACCGTGCCATGCGCCTCCCCCTCGACGATCCCCCGATCGGGGGATCGGTTTGGCGTGACGGACTGTTAG
- a CDS encoding response regulator transcription factor, whose product MTKTRPIRVMVAEDLNMVRGALVALLAQEDGIAVVADVERGDEVLPAALRSRPDVAVLDMRLPGLDGVAAATALAERLPDCRTIMLTACSSPARVRDALAVPIRGLLTKEAPASQLASTVRRVYGGEFVLDPELVGAALERGESPLTVREALLLKEVASGAPMVEVGIRMRLSSGTVRNYLSAVIGKLGARNRLDAIRIAREAGWI is encoded by the coding sequence ATGACCAAGACTCGGCCGATCAGGGTGATGGTGGCCGAGGACCTGAACATGGTTCGCGGTGCGCTGGTCGCGCTGCTCGCACAGGAGGACGGCATCGCCGTGGTGGCCGATGTCGAACGAGGCGACGAGGTGTTGCCGGCGGCGCTGCGCAGCCGGCCGGACGTGGCCGTCCTTGACATGCGGCTGCCGGGCCTGGACGGGGTCGCCGCCGCGACCGCACTGGCCGAGCGGCTGCCGGACTGCCGGACGATCATGCTGACCGCCTGCTCCAGTCCGGCGCGCGTACGCGACGCGCTGGCCGTGCCGATCCGCGGCCTGCTCACCAAGGAGGCGCCGGCCAGCCAGCTGGCCAGCACGGTCCGCCGTGTGTACGGCGGCGAGTTCGTCCTCGACCCGGAGCTGGTCGGCGCGGCGCTGGAACGCGGCGAAAGTCCGCTGACCGTACGCGAGGCGCTGCTGCTGAAGGAGGTGGCCAGCGGTGCGCCGATGGTCGAGGTGGGGATCCGGATGCGGCTGTCCAGCGGTACGGTCCGCAACTACCTGTCCGCGGTGATCGGCAAACTCGGGGCGCGCAACCGCCTCGACGCCATCCGCATCGCACGCGAAGCTGGCTGGATCTAG